One region of Alosa sapidissima isolate fAloSap1 chromosome 1, fAloSap1.pri, whole genome shotgun sequence genomic DNA includes:
- the LOC121723371 gene encoding caspase-3-like isoform X5 codes for MTTENADTIRHGMMDLSFEYSREHKHIGRCLIINNEHFNGQSRRFGTEVDGNTLRMTFRMLGFSVRMEKDLCAADMRRVLQEESVEDHSEMSCFVCVLLSHGDQGLLMGADGAYISIQSLASTLTSHHCHSLQGKPKLFFIQKLDRIF; via the exons ATGACAACGGAAAACGCAGACACAATAAG GCATGGAATGATGGACTTGTCTTTTGAGTACAGCAGAGAGCACAAACACATAGGTAGATGCCTCATAATAAACAATGAACATTTCAATG GTCAGTCACGGAGGTTTGGCACAGAGGTGGATGGCAACACACTGAGGATGACATTCCGAATGCTGGGCTTCAGCGTGCGGATGGAGAAAGATCTATGTGCGGCTGACATGAGACGCGTTCTTCAGGAAG AGTCTGTGGAGGACCATAGTGAgatgtcctgctttgtgtgtgtgctgctgagtCATGGAGACCAGGGGCTGCTGATGGGGGCTGACGGAGCCTATATCTCCATCCAGAGCCTGGCCTCCACCCTCACCTCCCACCACTGCCACAGCCTCCAGGGCAAGCCCAAACTCTTCTTCATACAG